In the genome of Monodelphis domestica isolate mMonDom1 chromosome 2, mMonDom1.pri, whole genome shotgun sequence, one region contains:
- the TMUB2 gene encoding transmembrane and ubiquitin-like domain-containing protein 2, which yields MEPPDTTLIEGVGNEVTVVVGVVVLALALILAWLSTYVADAGSSQLLGTIVAAGDTSVLRLGHVEHLVGGPGTSEPAEPTHLEEGTEEKAEEEGGGDSAGEPGAGGTVEPGLDHLLDIQGLPNRAASGEGSSPEASLRSEGSTLLLPNSGLINIRLKFLNDTEELAVARPEDTVGTLKSKYFPGQESQMKLIYQGRLLQDPARTLRSLNITDNCVIHCHRSPPGPTASGSSALPTSPTTEPSGLSVNVGSLMVPVFVVLLGVVWYFRINYRQFFTAPATVSLVGVTVFFSFLVFGMYGR from the exons ATGGAACCACCTGATACCACCCTCATTGAAGGCGTGGGCAATGAGGTGACAGTGGTGGTGGGTGTGGTGGTGCTGGCGTTGGCCCTCATACTGGCCTGGCTCTCCACCTACGTGGCAGATGCTGGTAGTAGCCAGCTCCTGGGCACCATTGTGGCAGCTGGTGACACCTCTGTGCTCCGTCTTGGTCATGTGGAACACCTGGTCGGGGGGCCAGGCACCTCGGAGCCAGCTGAGCCCACCCATCTTGAAGAGGGTACTGAGGAGAAAGCTGAGGAGGAAGGTGGGGGGGACTCAGCAGGTGAGCCTGGTGCTGGGGGCACGGTTGAGCCAGGCCTCGACCACCTGCTTGACATACAGGGACTGCCTAATCGGGCAGCTAGTGGTGAGGGCAGCAGTCCAGAAGCTTCCCTGAGGTCTGAGGGTAGCACCCTCCTTCTGCCTAACTCTGGCCTCATCAACATTCGACTCAAATTCCTCAATGACACAGAGGAGCTGGCTGTGGCCAGGCCTGAGGACACCGTGGGCACCCTCAAGAG CAAATACTTTCCTGGGCAGGAGAGTCAGATGAAACTGATTTACCAAGGCCGCCTGCTGCAGGATCCAGCTCGAACCCTTCGCTCCCTAAACATCACTGACAACTGTGTGATCCACTGTCACCGATCACCCCCAGGGCCAACAGCCTCTGGCTCCTCTGCATTGCCCACTTCTCCCACCACAGAGCCTTCAGGTCTCAGCGTCAATGTGGGCAGCCTTATGGTGCCTGTATTTGTGGTGCTGCTGGGTGTAGTCTGGTACTTCCGTATCAACTATCGACAATTCTTCACAGCACCTGCCACTGTTTCTTTGGTAGGGGTCACTGTCTTCTTCAGCTTCCTGGTTTTTGGGATGTATGGACGATAA
- the ATXN7L3 gene encoding ataxin-7-like protein 3 isoform X1 gives MKMEEMSLSGLDNSKLEAIAHEIYTDLVEDACLGLCFEVHRAVKCGYFFLDDTDPDSMKDFEIVDQPGVDIFGQVYNQWKNKECVCPNCSRSIAASRFAPHLEKCLGMGRNSSRIANRRIASSNNMNKSESDQEDNDDINDNDWFYGSEKKAKKRKSDKNPNSPRRSKSLKHKNGELSSNSDPFKYSNSSGINYETLGPEELRTLLTTQCGVISEHTKKMCTRSLRCPQHTDEQRRAVRVYFLGPSAPLPEAEGSVENDSFDVAESQALMSRLQWDGSSDLSPSDSASSKTSTNNSESRKTKKKKPHLSLVGAAPGLSSNKKKKPKPPAPPTPSIYDDIN, from the exons ATGAAAATGGAGGAAATGTCTTTGTCTGGCCTGGATAACAGCAAGCTGGAG GCCATCGCTCATGAGATTTATACAGACCTGGTGGAAGATGCTTGTCTGGGACTTTGCTTTGAGGTACACCGGGCTGTCAAGTGTGGTTACTTCTTCCTGGATGACACAGACCCTGACAGCATGAAGGATTTTG AGATTGTAGACCAGCCTGGAGTGGATATTTTTGGGCAAGTATACAATCAGTGGAAGAACAAGGAATGTGTTTGCCCTAACTGCAGCCGAAGCATTGCTGCTTCCCGCTTTGCTCCCCACCTGGAGAAGTGTTTGGGCATGGGCCGGAATAGCAGTCGAATTGCCAACCGCCG GATTGCCAGTAGCAACAACATGAACAAATCTGAGAGTGATCAGGAAGACAATGATGATATCAATGACAACGACTGGTTCTATGGCTCGGAGAAGAAAG caaagaagagaaaatcagaTAAG aACCCCAACTCCCCTCGAAGGTCCAAGTCATTGAAACACAAAAATG gagAACTTAGCAGCAATTCAGATCCTTTTAAG TATAGCAACTCTTCTGGGATCAACTATGAAACCCTAGGTCCTGAGGAGCTTCGAACCCTGCTTACCACA CAATGTGGGGTGATCTCTGAACATACCAAGAAGATGTGCACAAG GTCCCTTCGCTGCCCCCAGCACACAGATGAGCAGAGACGGGCTGTGCGTGTCTACTTCCTGGGTCCCTCAGC CCCTTTGCCTGAGGCAGAAGGCTCTGTAGAGAATGACAGCTTTGATGtggctgagagccaggccttgatgAGCCGGTTACAATGGGATGGCTCCTCAGACCTCTCACCTTCCGACTCTGCTTCTTCCAAGACGA GCACTAATAACTCTGAATCAAGGAAGACCAAGAAGAAGAAACCCCACCTGAGTCTGGTTGGGGCAGCTCCAGGCCTCAGCTCCAACAAGAAGAAGAAGCCAAAGCCCCCAGCACCCCCTACACCGAGCATCTACGATGACATCAACTGA
- the ATXN7L3 gene encoding ataxin-7-like protein 3 isoform X2 produces the protein MKMEEMSLSGLDNSKLEAIAHEIYTDLVEDACLGLCFEVHRAVKCGYFFLDDTDPDSMKDFEIVDQPGVDIFGQVYNQWKNKECVCPNCSRSIAASRFAPHLEKCLGMGRNSSRIANRRIASSNNMNKSESDQEDNDDINDNDWFYGSEKKAKKRKSDKNPNSPRRSKSLKHKNGELSSNSDPFKYSNSSGINYETLGPEELRTLLTTQCGVISEHTKKMCTRSLRCPQHTDEQRRAVRVYFLGPSAPLPEAEGSVENDSFDVAESQALMSRLQWDGSSDLSPSDSASSKTRQ, from the exons ATGAAAATGGAGGAAATGTCTTTGTCTGGCCTGGATAACAGCAAGCTGGAG GCCATCGCTCATGAGATTTATACAGACCTGGTGGAAGATGCTTGTCTGGGACTTTGCTTTGAGGTACACCGGGCTGTCAAGTGTGGTTACTTCTTCCTGGATGACACAGACCCTGACAGCATGAAGGATTTTG AGATTGTAGACCAGCCTGGAGTGGATATTTTTGGGCAAGTATACAATCAGTGGAAGAACAAGGAATGTGTTTGCCCTAACTGCAGCCGAAGCATTGCTGCTTCCCGCTTTGCTCCCCACCTGGAGAAGTGTTTGGGCATGGGCCGGAATAGCAGTCGAATTGCCAACCGCCG GATTGCCAGTAGCAACAACATGAACAAATCTGAGAGTGATCAGGAAGACAATGATGATATCAATGACAACGACTGGTTCTATGGCTCGGAGAAGAAAG caaagaagagaaaatcagaTAAG aACCCCAACTCCCCTCGAAGGTCCAAGTCATTGAAACACAAAAATG gagAACTTAGCAGCAATTCAGATCCTTTTAAG TATAGCAACTCTTCTGGGATCAACTATGAAACCCTAGGTCCTGAGGAGCTTCGAACCCTGCTTACCACA CAATGTGGGGTGATCTCTGAACATACCAAGAAGATGTGCACAAG GTCCCTTCGCTGCCCCCAGCACACAGATGAGCAGAGACGGGCTGTGCGTGTCTACTTCCTGGGTCCCTCAGC CCCTTTGCCTGAGGCAGAAGGCTCTGTAGAGAATGACAGCTTTGATGtggctgagagccaggccttgatgAGCCGGTTACAATGGGATGGCTCCTCAGACCTCTCACCTTCCGACTCTGCTTCTTCCAAGACGA GGCAGTAG